A portion of the Pseudomonas koreensis genome contains these proteins:
- a CDS encoding GNAT family N-acetyltransferase — MTIEWICKHHSDLGKEQLYALLKLRSDVFVVEQKCAYPDLDGQDLEGDTYHLMGWENDQLMAYLRLLDPESQGGDVVIGRVITAPVGRGKGLGHAMMEQALKQAGKHWPQVPIYLSAQAHLQGYYGRYGFAVAGEEYLEDGIPHIGMRRA; from the coding sequence ATGACAATCGAGTGGATCTGCAAACATCACAGCGATCTGGGCAAAGAGCAATTGTATGCACTGTTGAAATTGCGCTCTGACGTGTTCGTGGTCGAACAGAAATGCGCCTATCCGGACCTCGACGGTCAGGATCTGGAAGGCGATACCTACCATCTGATGGGCTGGGAAAACGATCAGTTGATGGCTTACCTGCGCCTGCTCGATCCCGAATCCCAGGGCGGCGACGTGGTGATCGGCCGCGTGATCACCGCCCCTGTCGGGCGTGGCAAGGGGCTGGGGCACGCGATGATGGAACAGGCATTGAAACAGGCCGGGAAGCACTGGCCGCAGGTGCCGATCTATCTGTCGGCGCAGGCGCATTTGCAGGGGTATTACGGCAGATACGGATTTGCAGTGGCGGGTGAGGAATATCTCGAGGATGGCATTCCGCACATCGGGATGCGTCGCGC